The following coding sequences are from one Aquificaceae bacterium window:
- a CDS encoding metal ABC transporter permease encodes MELLSYSLFWEGFLSALFIALSTSLVGVFLLIKRLAMLGAGLSHAAFGGIALAIVLDLEPMTFTVFYTVLLGLLIQFLVDRKSLPADTLVALFFSVGVAMAIVVLGITDNLGTNVFSYLFGSMLTASEKDLLLSVIVFMLTLLFVFLNYRSLLLLSFNEEIARLRGVKVGLLNYSLIALASANVVLSIKAVGLVLSASFISIPAMTSLMVSSSFLQGMLLSVGFSFLSLSSGIILSLLLDLPPSGAVVGSMVFFFVLASLSKFIKRRFSGVF; translated from the coding sequence ATGGAACTTCTCTCTTACAGCCTTTTCTGGGAAGGCTTCCTCTCTGCTCTTTTCATAGCCCTCTCCACCTCCCTTGTGGGAGTTTTCCTCCTCATAAAGAGGCTTGCCATGCTGGGTGCGGGTCTGTCGCACGCTGCCTTTGGGGGCATAGCCCTTGCCATAGTGCTTGACCTTGAGCCCATGACCTTTACTGTGTTTTATACTGTCCTGCTTGGTCTTCTCATTCAGTTCCTTGTAGACAGAAAGTCTCTGCCGGCGGATACGCTGGTTGCCCTTTTTTTCTCTGTGGGTGTGGCCATGGCAATAGTGGTGCTTGGAATTACGGACAACCTGGGCACAAATGTGTTCTCCTATCTCTTTGGTAGTATGCTCACTGCTTCAGAAAAGGACCTTCTCCTTTCTGTGATTGTTTTTATGCTTACCCTTCTTTTTGTATTCCTGAACTACAGAAGTCTGTTGCTTCTCAGCTTTAATGAAGAAATTGCAAGGCTCAGGGGTGTAAAGGTGGGGCTTCTCAACTATTCTCTTATTGCCCTTGCCTCTGCCAATGTGGTTCTTTCCATAAAGGCGGTGGGCCTTGTGCTCTCTGCAAGCTTTATATCCATACCCGCCATGACCTCTCTGATGGTGTCCTCTTCCTTTCTTCAGGGGATGCTCCTTTCAGTAGGTTTTTCTTTCCTTTCTCTTTCTTCTGGCATAATTCTTTCCCTGCTCCTTGACCTTCCGCCCAGCGGTGCGGTGGTGGGAAGCATGGTCTTTTTCTTTGTCCTTGCCTCCTTAAGCAAGTTTATAAAAAGAAGGTTTTCAGGAGTTTTTTAG